AGGATAACCCTTCCGGAAGGAAACACCTGGTTTCATTCTAATGGACTGTTTTGGATTGGAGAGTTTTTTAACACATTTCCTTAACCTATTCAAAAACGGAACCTGAACTTCCTAAAAAATTGTTATTTTTATATCATCGATATTGGATATTAAAAAATGGACATCTCTCTAAAATATAGAATCATAACAGAAATAATCAATACGGAGGATGAAAAGGTCCTGAACGCAATCAAAAAGCTCCTAAATATTGAGGTAGACGTTGATTTTTGGGAAGAATTAAGTGAAGATGAGCAAAAAGCTATTGAGGAGGGGTTGGATCAGCTTGATAAAGGCAATTATGTTTCTCACCAATCTGTCCGAGATGAAATCAAGAACCGTTTTAACTTTTAAAAGTGCCTTTGAAAATTAGATATTCTTTACGAGCAAGGGACGAAGAAATTGAATTGTTGGAATATATTATTCAAAAGTTTGGTCATGGCAAGGCCAAAGAGGTTTTTGAAAAAATTGAAAAAACGCAAAGTCTCATTTGCCAAAATCCTGAAATGTATAAAGTTTCAAATAGGAGAAAGGACCTCTGAAAATGTGTTTTCAGCAAACAAACAAGCATTTATTACAGGATTAACCAAGATTACCTTGAAGTAGTCAGCTTTAGATCTAACTACAAAGACCCCAAAAAGCTAAATCTTTAATTTGGAATTAAGCAATCCAAAGTCCCACTACCATCCTCTCCCTGTCATTCAGGTCTTTCAACACCCTGACTTGGGAATAGCCCAGGCTCTCCATGAGTTTTTGGGTATCTAGCCCCAAAGCTTCATTGATTTCAAAGTAAAGTTTACCGCCCTGCTTCAATACCTTTCCTGCCTTTAACGCAATCTCCCGATAAAAAAGCAATGGATCCTCATCGAAGACAAAAAGGGCCAAATGGGGTTCATATTCCAGCACATTTTGATGCATTTTTTCCTTTTCTGAATACCTTACATAAGGGGGATTGCTGACCACTATATCCAGGTTTTCAAATGGAATATCTTCCTTCAAGATATCCAGTAAGCGGAAATCCACAGCAGCATGATGGACAAATGCATTTCTTTTGGCCATCTCCAAGGCCTCAGGGCTGATGTCCACTGCAAATACCTGGGGATGGTTCATTTCACGGGATAAGGTGATAGGAATACAACCCGAACCTGTTCCGATATCCAGAATCCGCAATCCCTCCCCTGGGTTTTCTTTGATGATCAGGTGCACCAACTCCTCTGTTTCATTCCTAGGTATCAAAACTGCAGGACTTACTTCGAATTCCCTGCCATAAAATGGAGCAGTGCCCAGAATGTATTGGATTGGCTTGCCTTTAAGCAGTTGATCCAGTGCATCCTGCAGTGCTTCGGGAAGTTTTTCTATCTGTTCATCCCGGATGATGTCCATTCTCTTTTTCCCGAGAAATTCTTCAAAAAGCCAGATCACCAAGCTTTCAGCTTCCTCCAAGGGATAGAGCCCGGCCAATTTATCCACATATTCCTTAAACAACTTCCTAATGCTGATCATCTATGCATCTTAACGGTTAATCAAACGGTAGAACAACAGGCAACCCAATCCGTACATCAGCACATCAATAGGGTCAGCCACATAAATATCGGACCATTTGGGCAATAAAAATTCAAACAGGAATGAAAAATACAGCCATCCAACTATTACCTGAACAGGGGTAAACCTGAATTTTGTCTTCTTGGGATGTATCCATTGGAATACCTGCAAAGTAATACCGAGAACTACAGGCATGGCCAAGAGGTCATCCAGATAGGCATGAATAAAAGGAAGGTAAATTCCCTGTACTTTTTCCAGGTATTGATTGACCCAAAACAAGAGGCAGGCCACAACAAAGTATGGGTTTTTGAGAACAGACATTATCCCGGCAAGACTGCTATCAACCAGGCTAAAAAGGTAAGAATCGCCATGTAAATCGTGTAAAAAAGGTTACCTGCCCTTTTCAAAAAGACCATTACGGGCCCATCAGTTTCTTTGATATCAAAAATCCATTGCTCTTTATTGGCCTTGCTGTCCCTTTCCCGGATTTCATGATATTCCAAATCCCTTCCACCAAGCGGTTTTCCACAATGCTCACATTTATCCTTGATATCCGTAGTCCAATTGGACCATTCCCCACAATGAGGGCATTTTTTCTGTCCCATGCCCAAAATTAAAAAAGCTTTCCATAAGATGGCAATGAAACCCGTCCTTTGCTGCTGAGGATTGCCTATCTTTGCAGCATGAAATTATTTCCCAATACAGTCAAAGGAGTGGTCCAGGCCATTGATGAAATCTTTAACCATAACCGATATGCGGACAAAGTCATAGAAAAAGTCCTGAAGTCCAACCCCAAATGGGGTGCAAGAGACAGAGGATTTGTGGCAGAATCGGTTTATGAAATGGTTCGCTGGTGGCGGCTGATCAATGAAGTGAGCCCAAGTAAAGACCTTTACCATTTATTTGGCACTTATTGGTTACTGCAGGGAAACGCCCTCCCGGATTGGAAGGAATTCCAAGGTCTTGACCCTAAAAAAATCAAAGAGAAATACGAAGAGATAAAAGATAAAAGAGCTATAAAGCAGTCCATTCCTGATTGGTTGGACCAAATGGGATCCGAACTCCTAGGGGAAAAATGGGACAAAGAAATCGATACGCTCAACCAACAGGCTGCAGTAGTACTCAGGGTAAATACCCTCAAAATCAGCAGGGAAGGGCTAATGAAAAGATTGGCTGAGGATGGCATTGAGACATATGCACCCAAAGGGTACAAGGATGCGCTGGTCCTTGCCAAAAGACAGAATATTTTCAAGCATCCGGCCTTTAAAGAAGGACTATTTGAAGTTCAGGACGCCTCCTCCCAATTGGTAGCTGCAGCCCTTGAAGTGGAACCGGGCATGCGGGTGATCGATGCCTGCGCCGGCGCTGGTGGAAAATCCCTGCATCTTGCTGCACTGATGAAAAACAAGGGACGTATCATCTCCATGGATGTTGAAGGCTGGAAACTCCAGAATACTAAATTAAGGGCCAGAAGAAACGGTGTCAGCATCATTGAACCAAGGGTTATTGAGGACAGCAAAACCATCAAAAGGCTCCGTGAATCCGCTGACCGGGTCTTATTGGATGTACCCTGTTCAGGATTAGGGGTGCTCAAAAGAAATCCGGACACCAAATGGAAACTCAGTCCGGAATCCATCCAAAAAGTGCAGGGCATTCAGCAGGAAATTTTACAAAACTATTCTTCCATGGTAAAGCCCGGCGGACTTATGGTATATGCCACTTGTAGCATTCTGCCTTCTGAAAATCAGCTTCAGGTAGAAAAATTCCTTGCTTCAGATAAGGGAAAAGCATTTGAACTGCTGGAAGACCGGAAAGTATTGGCTCAGGAAAGCGGTTTTGATGGGTTTTACATTGCTAAGCTCAAAAGAAAAGAATCATAAAGTCTAAAAAAGCCAACAATCCGGAAAAGATTCCCTGCCAAAAAGCAGTTGATTAGTGAGATTTTTGTGTAAATTTCAACTAACACAAAAACACCAACACCATGACCACCCTTGAAGCCGTATTTGGTATGGCCAGCCTTTTGGCCATTTTTTCCTGGATTGCCTTGTTTATTTTCTATCCCAGAAAATGGATTTATCAAACCCTTTTCTCAGGTACCTTGATAGTCCTGGCACTTACCTATTTGTTTTACCTCTTTCAAGGCTTTGGGAGCCCAGAGGATTTCAACTTTGATAGCTTGGAGAAAGTCAGGGCTGCTTTTCAATCTGATGAAGCGCTTTTGGCAGGTTGGATCCACTATTTGGCTTTTGACCTTTTTGTAGGCATGTGGATAAGTAAAGATGCCTGGGAAAAAGACCTGAGCAGATGGGCAGTTCTTCCCTGCTTGCTCTTTACCTTTATGATGGGCCCGGTTGGTCTCTTGATCTATTTCATCGTTAGAGCCATCAAAACCAAGCAGCTGAACCAAAGTCCTTATCATTGATGAACCTGATTGGGGAAATATTTCAAAGAAATAAGGCTTTATCAAGATTTGGCCTATTCAACGTTGTTATATTTTCAACTTGTTGATCGTCTCCTTTTTGGATTCCAGAATGCTTTTGGGAGCCAATCTCTGGCACAAGCCCATGAAGTTTGCATTATCCATTGGGCTCTTTTCTTGGACCATGGCCTGGTTTTTAGCTTAAATTTCTCAAAAAGCAAAAGTCAAAAAAATCCAATGGACCATAATCCTGATGATGGCCAAGAGGGTATTTTCTTTTTGAACTGGGCCAAAGGCTATATTGATCTTCGTATTTTTCATTTTTTGGGTTTACATGCCTTACAGCCAATCCTTCTTTTTGCCTGGTTCTTTGCCAAGGAAAATGCTGGTTTTAACACTGCTCTTTACTTTTCTTGCTACGAATACGCTTTGGGTGGTGATTTTTTGACAAGGTAACCCAAATAAAATTTGCTGTTGGCAAAAAAAAATCCCGAAAACTTTAAATTATTTCGAAATGGGTTTGATTGCCAAGCGAAAATGTTTGTATCTTTGACGGGCAAATAGGGTAACCTAACCATTATTTGCCATGAACAAAAATACTGATAAATTCCTCTTCGAAGCACTCACCTACGACGACGTGCTTCTCGTCCCTGGGTACTCAGAAGTACTTCCGCGCGACACCAATACCTCCACCCAACTCACCAAAAACATCAGGCTTAACATTCCTTTGGTATCCGCTGCTATGGATACCGTAACGGAAGCCGATTTGGCCATTGCTATTGCCCTTGAAGGCGGGGTGGGTTTTATCCACAAAAACATGTCCATCGAGAAGCAGGCTGCTCAGGTGAGAAAAGTGAAGCGATCTCAGGCAGGTATGATTCTTGACCCGATTACTCTGGACATCAATGCCAGGGTTAAAGATGCAGAAGCTATCATGAGGGAATTCCATATCGGGGGTATACCTGTGGTGGATGGGGACAGGGTACTTAAAGGAATAATTACCAATAGGGACCTGAGATTTATCAAAGACCCCAACGTAATGATCAAAGACATCATGACCGTTGAGGGCTTGATCACCGCAAAGGCCGGGGTTTCTCTGGAGCAAGCGGAAGAAATCTTGCAGGAATACAAAATCGAGAAACTCCCTATTGTAGATGAAGATTACAAACTCACGGGACTCATCACCTACAAGGATATCCTGAAAAGAAAAGACAAGCCACATGCCTGCAAAGATGAATATGGCAGGTTAAGAGTGGGTGCAGCGGTGGGAGTTACTGCCGATATCGTGGATAGGGTTGAGGCCCTCAAAAATGCTGGCGTGGATGTAGTGTCCATTGATACGGCCCATGGTCATTCCAAAGGTGTAATCGATACCTGTCGCAAAATCAAGGCAGTTTTCCCTGATCTGGATGTGATCGTAGGTAATATAGCCACTGCAGAAGCGGCCATTGCTTTGAAAGAAGCCGGTGCAGATGCCGTGAAAGTAGGTGTAGGACCTGGAAGTATCTGTACCACACGGGTAATTGCAGGGGTAGGTGTACCCCAATTGTCGGCTGTCTTTGAATGCGCAGAAGCATTAAAGGGCTCGGGGGTTCCGGTAATTGCCGATGGTGGTATCCGTTACTCCGGTGATTTGGTCAAAGCCATTGCAGCAGGTGCCAGCTCTATTATGATTGGGTCGCTTTTGGCAGGAACGGAAGAAGCTCCAGGAGAGGTGATCATCTATGAAGGTAGAAAGTTCAAAACCTACCGAGGAATGGGCTCTTTGGAAGCCATGGAATCAGGTTCCAAAGACAGATACTTCCAGGATGCAGAAGACAATATCAAGAAATTGGTTCCGGAAGGAATTGTAGGAAGGGTAGCATACAAGGGCTTAGTATCAGAAGTACTTTACCAATTGGTAGGTGGACTTCAGGCCGGTATGGGTTACTGCGGCACCAAAACCATAGAAGACTTACAACGCGATGGAAAATTTGTTAAAATTACCGCGGCAGGTGTTAAAGAATCCCATCCGCACGATGTAAGTATTACAAGAGAAGCTCCCAATTACTCTGCAAAGATGTAATGTGGATAAATCCAAATCCAAAGCGGCGGGAAAACCTGTCGCTTTTTTTTTAAGCGCTTGATTTACAGGAAAGGGCAATTATCCACCAAGTATTTTTGTTAAATTGAAAAACCATCCAATCAGACCTTCCTTATTCCAGTATGAAAGCACATTATACACTCGCTCTTCTTTTCCTTCTGGGGACAATATCATTTGCATTTTCACAAAATCAACCCTTAAAAATCATCATGATCGGAGCCCATCCGGATGACTGTGATATCAAAGGAGGGGGAACAGCTGCCCTTTTTGCTGAAATGGGCCATCAGGTTAAATTCATATCAGTGACCAATGGGGATGCGGGCCATATGGAACAGGGCGGCGGCATGTTAGCCAAGCGGAGGACTGCTGAAGCCAAAGAAGCAGGAAGAAGATTGGGTATTCAATATGAAGTTTTGGACCATCATGATGGTGAATTGCTGGCTACTTTGCCCATAAGATTGGAAATCATAAGAAAAATCAGGGAATGGAATGCTGATGTTGTCATTTCCCATCGTCCCAATGATTATCATCCTGATCACCGCTATACTGCTATTTTGGTACAGGATGCCGCTTACATGGTCGGCGTACCCAATATTGCTCCTGACACCAAAGCCTTGGATAAAAACCCGGTCTTCCTTTATTTCCAGGACAATTTCCAAAAACCTTATCCTTTCCGTGCGGATATCGCTGTAGATATCAGTGCTGTTTTTGATCAAAAAATATATGCCATGGATGCCCATGAATCCCAGTTTTACGAATGGCTTCCCTGGATCGGAAGGTATGAAGAGGAAGTTCCAAAGGGTAAAGAGGAAAGAATCAATTGGTTGAAATCCAAAAGATTTGGACAGGTAACTGAAGCGGCCAAAGCCAGCTTGTCAAAGTGGTATGGCCCAGAAAAAGCCACTCAGGCAAAACATGTTGAACTTTTTGAAATCTGCGAATATGGCACCCAGCCATCTGAAGCCGAAATCAGGAAATTGTTTCCTATGTTGAAAAAATGACAAGTCCAGCCTTTTTGGCTAATTTCAGGGACCACAATAGGAGAAAATGGTGTTCGGTTTTAGCCAAGGAAGAATGAGGATCTTCTTGCTTGAACCATTTGTCATCCGAACGGAGCGCAAGGCTTTTCGCCAACGAAGCGAAGGCTACTAGAAATTTGCAATTTCGGGAATCGATACTGCGGTTTTTTAATCCGCAATTTGCAAGATGTCTGCCTGAAGACTGATTAATTGGGATTTAGGCGATTATTCCTATTTTTTTTCATAAAGAACGCAAGGGTTTTCGCCAAAGCCTCAAAGTTATCCACAATAAATCTTCGTGCCTTAGCGCCTTTGTGGCAATTAATAATGAACGACTACTTGTCCCAAAAATCGGGAAAAGGAACAAAAGAAAACAAAAGAGTTCAGAACTTTCTTCGCGTCTTTGCGTGAACCCTTTGTTTTTAACCGCAGAGAACGCAAGGGATTTCGCTAGGGCCTCAAAGTTATCCACAATAAATCTTCGTGCCTTAGCGCCTTTGTGGCTATTTTATTTTGTGTCCCAAAAACCCAAGCTCTAACTTTCCATTACCTTCCCATAAACTCCCTGATATCCCTGACCAACTTCTCAAAATCAGGCCTGTGGTTGTACATCATATGTCCTCCTTCATAATAGGTCATTTTCACCCTTTCCATAGGAATATCATGCCGGGCAAAAGTATATTCGGCATCCAAAAAAGGGGTGATCAGGTCATAATAACCATTGGCCACCAGCACTTTGAGGTCCTTATTCCTCCTCATGGACTCTCCCAAGCTCCTTGCCACATTCACATAAGATGGCTCCCAATAGGCCCCTTCCGGTACTGGCCTCCAGTTCCATTTAGAACCGATACTTCCATTGGATGTCAGGTAGGGCCGGTCCATCTGTACTTTTAATGTCCTGGCAAAATAATCATTCAATGCCGCCGTATAAGCAGCATCAATACCATAACTGGACGGATCCCCCAGCGTGGGACGGTCTGCAGTCTGATCGCCTTCTTCACCCAGGTACCTTCCATCCAGTGTTCCAATCGTTTTTCCTTCCTTTCTCAAAAGTTCTTTCTTGAAACGTGAAGTAAGGATCCTATTATCTGACCTGAGTACATACTCGGGATCAAGACCAAGAAAATAAGCAATCCTGCTTGACAAAACTTTTTTATTCTCTGTGGATAATTGATTACCTTGATACAGTGCAGGCAAATAAACCTGATAAGCAAATTCCCTGGCTTCCTGTACAAAATCCTCTAATTTTTTTCCCTGTCCTGCCTTACCATGATACCAGGCTGTGGCAGCCATAGTGGGGAAATAGGTAAAATAAGAGGCGATATTATCATGTACGGAAGTACTGCCCTGATAATCCAAAGCCTGTGAAATCAAAATCAACCCATTCAAAGCCATGGCCTGTCCCCCACCTTCAAGCGCAGCGGTCACCGCAGCAGCCCTTGTAGTACCAAAACTCTCTCCAGCAATATATTTGGGGGACTGCCAGCGTTGATGCTGGGTTATCCACATTCTCATAAATTGGGCTATGGATCTGGCATCTTCGGTCAGACCCCAGAAGTCTTCATTTTTTCCTTTACCTATAACCTTTGAATAACCTGTTCCAACAGGATCAATAAAAACAAGGTCAGTGATATCCAATAGGGCCAAATCATTGTGGATAACTTCAAATGGCGCAGCCCCATCATCTTTTTTGGCATCAGAATCTACATTGACCACTTTAGGTCCAAACACGCCCATATGCAACCAAACCGAAGCTGATCCAGGTCCCCCGTTAAAAATAAAGGTAACGGGTCTTTTGGATGGATTAGGGTCTTCCTTGATATATGAAGTGGACCATAATGCGGCTACGGGCTCTCCTTCGGCATTCTTCAAATGTATCTCCCCGGCAATGGCCTTATACCGGAGTTTTACTCCATGGAAGGTTCCTTCATGATGGGTTTCGAATACAAGCGCTTCGGGAATGTCTTTTTTGTCTTCCTGAGCTTTAGCACTGAAGTTTTGGATGGACAGTGCGAAAAAGATAAAGAAAATGGTGATTTTATTGTTCATGATGTCTTGGATAAGTGCTTAATTAATGATTTAATCGATGGATCTTATTACAATTTGTCCTGAGACTGTTTTCAAGATTTATCCGCTTTGACCTCATAACTCCGCCTCCGCTTCTATCTCAACCAGATAGCCTTCTCCTACAAGCTTGGCTTCTACTAGTGTGTTGGCAGGCTGAATTCCTACAAAGCGCTTTCCGTGCGCCTTTGCCACGGGTTCCCAGCTATCCACATCATTGACAAAAATTCTGGTTTGGATTACATCCTCCAATTTTC
This Cecembia calidifontis DNA region includes the following protein-coding sequences:
- the prmC gene encoding peptide chain release factor N(5)-glutamine methyltransferase: MISIRKLFKEYVDKLAGLYPLEEAESLVIWLFEEFLGKKRMDIIRDEQIEKLPEALQDALDQLLKGKPIQYILGTAPFYGREFEVSPAVLIPRNETEELVHLIIKENPGEGLRILDIGTGSGCIPITLSREMNHPQVFAVDISPEALEMAKRNAFVHHAAVDFRLLDILKEDIPFENLDIVVSNPPYVRYSEKEKMHQNVLEYEPHLALFVFDEDPLLFYREIALKAGKVLKQGGKLYFEINEALGLDTQKLMESLGYSQVRVLKDLNDRERMVVGLWIA
- a CDS encoding magnesium citrate secondary transporter, with the translated sequence MSVLKNPYFVVACLLFWVNQYLEKVQGIYLPFIHAYLDDLLAMPVVLGITLQVFQWIHPKKTKFRFTPVQVIVGWLYFSFLFEFLLPKWSDIYVADPIDVLMYGLGCLLFYRLINR
- a CDS encoding RsmB/NOP family class I SAM-dependent RNA methyltransferase gives rise to the protein MKLFPNTVKGVVQAIDEIFNHNRYADKVIEKVLKSNPKWGARDRGFVAESVYEMVRWWRLINEVSPSKDLYHLFGTYWLLQGNALPDWKEFQGLDPKKIKEKYEEIKDKRAIKQSIPDWLDQMGSELLGEKWDKEIDTLNQQAAVVLRVNTLKISREGLMKRLAEDGIETYAPKGYKDALVLAKRQNIFKHPAFKEGLFEVQDASSQLVAAALEVEPGMRVIDACAGAGGKSLHLAALMKNKGRIISMDVEGWKLQNTKLRARRNGVSIIEPRVIEDSKTIKRLRESADRVLLDVPCSGLGVLKRNPDTKWKLSPESIQKVQGIQQEILQNYSSMVKPGGLMVYATCSILPSENQLQVEKFLASDKGKAFELLEDRKVLAQESGFDGFYIAKLKRKES
- a CDS encoding ABA4-like family protein; translated protein: MTTLEAVFGMASLLAIFSWIALFIFYPRKWIYQTLFSGTLIVLALTYLFYLFQGFGSPEDFNFDSLEKVRAAFQSDEALLAGWIHYLAFDLFVGMWISKDAWEKDLSRWAVLPCLLFTFMMGPVGLLIYFIVRAIKTKQLNQSPYH
- the guaB gene encoding IMP dehydrogenase, which codes for MNKNTDKFLFEALTYDDVLLVPGYSEVLPRDTNTSTQLTKNIRLNIPLVSAAMDTVTEADLAIAIALEGGVGFIHKNMSIEKQAAQVRKVKRSQAGMILDPITLDINARVKDAEAIMREFHIGGIPVVDGDRVLKGIITNRDLRFIKDPNVMIKDIMTVEGLITAKAGVSLEQAEEILQEYKIEKLPIVDEDYKLTGLITYKDILKRKDKPHACKDEYGRLRVGAAVGVTADIVDRVEALKNAGVDVVSIDTAHGHSKGVIDTCRKIKAVFPDLDVIVGNIATAEAAIALKEAGADAVKVGVGPGSICTTRVIAGVGVPQLSAVFECAEALKGSGVPVIADGGIRYSGDLVKAIAAGASSIMIGSLLAGTEEAPGEVIIYEGRKFKTYRGMGSLEAMESGSKDRYFQDAEDNIKKLVPEGIVGRVAYKGLVSEVLYQLVGGLQAGMGYCGTKTIEDLQRDGKFVKITAAGVKESHPHDVSITREAPNYSAKM
- a CDS encoding PIG-L deacetylase family protein, with the protein product MKAHYTLALLFLLGTISFAFSQNQPLKIIMIGAHPDDCDIKGGGTAALFAEMGHQVKFISVTNGDAGHMEQGGGMLAKRRTAEAKEAGRRLGIQYEVLDHHDGELLATLPIRLEIIRKIREWNADVVISHRPNDYHPDHRYTAILVQDAAYMVGVPNIAPDTKALDKNPVFLYFQDNFQKPYPFRADIAVDISAVFDQKIYAMDAHESQFYEWLPWIGRYEEEVPKGKEERINWLKSKRFGQVTEAAKASLSKWYGPEKATQAKHVELFEICEYGTQPSEAEIRKLFPMLKK
- a CDS encoding S10 family peptidase; this translates as MNNKITIFFIFFALSIQNFSAKAQEDKKDIPEALVFETHHEGTFHGVKLRYKAIAGEIHLKNAEGEPVAALWSTSYIKEDPNPSKRPVTFIFNGGPGSASVWLHMGVFGPKVVNVDSDAKKDDGAAPFEVIHNDLALLDITDLVFIDPVGTGYSKVIGKGKNEDFWGLTEDARSIAQFMRMWITQHQRWQSPKYIAGESFGTTRAAAVTAALEGGGQAMALNGLILISQALDYQGSTSVHDNIASYFTYFPTMAATAWYHGKAGQGKKLEDFVQEAREFAYQVYLPALYQGNQLSTENKKVLSSRIAYFLGLDPEYVLRSDNRILTSRFKKELLRKEGKTIGTLDGRYLGEEGDQTADRPTLGDPSSYGIDAAYTAALNDYFARTLKVQMDRPYLTSNGSIGSKWNWRPVPEGAYWEPSYVNVARSLGESMRRNKDLKVLVANGYYDLITPFLDAEYTFARHDIPMERVKMTYYEGGHMMYNHRPDFEKLVRDIREFMGR